The Oncorhynchus kisutch isolate 150728-3 linkage group LG14, Okis_V2, whole genome shotgun sequence genomic sequence tcatatgtatatactgtattctattctactgtatcttagtctatgcattactcatctcatatgtatatactgtcttctattctactgtatcttagtctatgcattactcatctcatatgtatatactgtattctatactattctactgtatcttagtctatgcattactcatctcatatgtatatactgtattctattctactgtatcttagtctatgcattactcatctcatatgtatatactgtattctattctactgtatcttagtctatgcattactcatctcatatgtatatactgtattctattctactgtatcttagtctatgcattactcatctcatatgtatatactgtattctattctactgtatcttagtctatgcattactcatctcatatgtatatactgtattctattctactgtatcttagtctatgcattactcatctcatatgtatatactgtattctattctactgtatcttagtctatgcattactcatctcatatgtatatactgtattctatactattctactgtatcttagtctatgcattactcatctcatatgtatatactgtatcctattctactgtatcttagtctatgtattactcatctcatatgtatatactgtattctattctactgtatcttagtctatgcattactcatctcatatgtatatactgtattctattctactgtatcttagtctatgcattactcatctcatatgtatatactgtattctattctactgtatcttagtctatgcattactcatctcatatgtatatactgtattctattctactgtatcttagtctatgcattactcatctcatatgtatatactgtattctattctactgtatctaagtctatgcattactcatctcatatgtatatactgtattctattctactgtatcttagtctatgcattactcatctcatatgtatatactgttttctatactattctactgtatcttagtctatgcattactcatctcatatgtatatactgtattctattctactgtatcttagtctatgcattactcatctcatatgtatatactgtattctatactattctactgtatcttagtctatgcattactcatctcatatgtatatactgtattctattctactgtatcttagtctatgcattactcatctcatatgtatatactgtattctattctactgtatcttagtctatgcattactcatctcatatgtatatactgtattctattctactgtatcttagtctatgcattactcatctcatatgtatatactgtattctattctactgtatcttagtctatgcattactcatctcatatgtatatactgtattctattctactgtatcttagtctatgcattactcatctcatatgtatatactgtattctattctactgtatcttagtctatgcattactcatctcatatgtatatactgtattctatactattctactgtatcttagtctatgcattactcatctcatatgtatatactgtatcctattctactgtatcttagtctatgtattactcatctcatatgtatatactgtattctattctactgtatcttagtctatgcattactcatctcatatgtatatactgtattctattctactgtatcttagtctatgcattactcatctcatatgtatatactgtattctattctactgtatcttagtctatgcattactcatctcatatgtatatactgtattctattctactgtatcttagtctatgcattactcatctcatatgtatatactgtattctattctactgtatctaagtctatgcattactcatctcatatgtatatactgtattctattctactgtatcttagtctatgcattactcatctcatatgtatatactgttttctatactattctactgtatcttagtctatgcattactcatctcatatgtatatactgtattctattctactgtctctttgtctatgcattactcatctcatatgtatatactgtattctatactactgtatcttagtctatgcattactcatctcatatgtatatactgtattctatactactgtatcttagtctatgcattactcatctcatatgtatatactgtattctattctactgtatcttagtctatgcattactcatctcatatgtatatactgtattctattctactgtatcttagtctatgcattactcatctcatatgtatatactgtattctattctactgtatcttagtctatgcattactcatctcaaatgtaaatactgtattctattctactgtatctttgtctatgcattactcatctcatatgtatatactgtattctatactactgtatcttagtctatgcattactcatctcatatgtatatactgtattctatactactgtatcttagtctatgcattactcatctcatatgtatatactgtattctattctactgtatcttagtctatgcattactcatctcatatgtatatactgtattctatactactgtatcttagtctatgcattactcatctcatatgtatatactgtattctattctactgtatcttagtctatgcattactcatctcatatgtatatactgtattctattctactgtatcttagtctatgcattactcatctcatatgtatatactgtattctatactattctactgtatcttagtctatgcattactcatctcatatgtatatactgtattctattctactgtctctttgtctatgcattactcatctcatatgtatatactgtattctattctactgtatcttagtctatgcattactcatctcatatgtatatactgtattctattctactgtatcttagtctatgcattactcatctcatatgtatatactgtattctatactattctactgtatcttagtctatgcattactcatctcatatgtatatactgtattctattctactgtatcttagtctatgcattactcatctcatatgtatatactgtattctattctactgtatcttagtctatgtattactcatctcatatgtatatactgtattctattctactgtatcttagtctatgtattactcatctcatatgtatatactgtattctactgtatcttagtctatgcattactcatctcatatgtatatactgtattctattctactgtatcttagtctatgcattactcatctcatatgtatatactgtattctattctactgtatcttagtctatgcattactcatctcatatgtatatactgtattctattctactgtatcttagtctatgcattactcatctcatatgtatatactgtattctattctactgtatcttagtctatgcattactcatctcatatgtatatactgtattctattctactgtatcttagtctatgcattactcatctcatatgtatatactgttttctatactattctactgtatcttagtctatgcattactcatctcatatgtatatactgtattctattctactgtctctttgtctatgcattactcatctcatatgtatatactgtattctatactactgtatcttagtctatgcattactcatctcatatgtatatactgtattctatactactgtatcttagtctatgcattactcatctcatatgtatatactgtattctattctactgtatcttagtctatgcattactcatctcatatgtatatactgtattctatactattctactgtatcttagtctatgcattactcatctcatatgtatatactgtattctattctactgtatcttagtctatgcattactcatctcatatgtatatactgtattctattctactgtatcttagtctatgcattactcatctcatatgtatatactgtattctattctactgtatcttagtctatgcattactcatctcatatgtatatactgtattctattctactgtatcttagtctatgcattactcatctcatatgtatatactgtattctattctactgtatcttagtctatgcattactcatctcatatgtatatactgtattctattctactgtatcttagtctatgcattactcatctcatatgtatatactgtattctatactattctactgtatcttagtctatgcattactcatctcatatgtatatactgtattctattctactgtctctttgtctatgcattactcatctcatatgtatatactgtattctattctactgtatcttagtctatgcattactcatctcatatgtatatactgtattctattctactgtatcttagtctatgcattactcatctcatatgtatatactgtattctatactattctactgtatcttagtctatgcattactcatctcatatgtatatactgtattctattctactgtatcttagtctatgcattactcatctcatatgtatatactgtattctattctactgtatcttagtctatgtattactcatctcatatgtatatactgtattctattctactgtatcttagtctatgtattactcatctcatatgtatatactgtattctactgtatcttagtctatgcattactcatctcatatgtatatactgtattctattctactgtatcttagtctatgcattactcatctcatatgtatatactgtattctattctactgtatcttagtctatgcattactcatctcatatgtatatactgtattctattctactgtatcttagtctatgcattactcatctcatatgtatatactgtattctattctactgtatcttagtctatgcattactcatctcatatgtatatactgtattctattctactgtatcttagtctatgcattactcatctcatatgtatatactgttttctatactattctactgtatcttagtctatgcattactcatctcatatgtatatactgtattctattctactgtctctttgtctatgcattactcatctcatatgtatatactgtattctatactactgtatcttagtctatgcattactcatctcatatgtatatactgtattctatactactgtatcttagtctatgcattactcatctcatatgtatatactgtattctattctactgtatcttagtctatgcattactcatctcatatgtatatactgtattctatactattctactgtatcttagtctatgcattactcatctcatatgtatatactgtattctattctactgtatcttagtctatgcattactcatctcatatgtatatactgtattctattctactgtatcttagtctatgcattactcatctcatatgtatatactgtattctattctactgtatcttagtctatgcattactcatctcatatgtatatactgtattctattctactgtatcttagtctatgcattactcatctcatatgtatatactgtattctattctactgtatcttagtctatgcattactcatctcatatgtatatactgtattctattctactgtatcttagtctatgcattactcatctcatatgtatatactgtattctatactattctactgtatcttagtctatgcattactcatctcatatgtatatactgtattctattctactgtatcttagtctatgcattactcatctcatatgtatatactgtattctattctactgtatcttagtctgtgccGCGCTGacgttgctcatccatatatttatatattcttaattccaatACTTAGATTtaatgtgtattaggtatttgttgtgaaattgttagatattacttgaaagaaaatgtttttatatactccattttttatttgttatgtttagctcacataatataatttaaaagtatgaatgaaggtgtctgtaatagaagaAATGTGGAAAAGACGAATGTAGACATTCATAAATGGATTTCTATAGATTCCTAAATACTTGTTACTATGATGGGGGAGttccaagatggaggcacggtgATTCAACAGCGCcccctatcagtcatctagtgtatatataaatcattggtgGAGACAACAGATCCAGTCAATCAGATCAAGTAAAAGCACAAGAACATTGTAAAGACTGAAAAAATAATTTATTGAAAACGTTTGTTTTAAATACATTGTTTCTTTATTTCATTTACACTAGTTACGTGATTGTTCCCTCTATTTAAATATAATGCTAGTCAcaagaaaaaaactaaacaaaaggACAAGTATTCCGTTTCCCAGTAAACAATTAGTGTAAGACAAGACGTGGGCCGATGTGAGATCGGAGTGGAATGAAAGCTGCTCTGTTCATTCACGTTTTGTTCTTTGAAATGATATATTTCTCTCATTGTTCCTCTCATTCTcgtttttctctccctcccttgttcttctcttccctctcaccCAGCTCTACCCAATGATGTGTATAAACACTAGATTGCCCGATGCTATATATTGGTCAATGACAGGCTCTGAAGCCACCGTCCACCATATTGGTACTCCTCagaaggagcagtcctccataggaatgaaatTAAGTCTacgtttttgatttttttttttaaagatggtgGCGCAGTGGCTTCAAAACAACCCCCCTGTCAATCATCTAGTGATTCTATAGCTACAGCATCGGCTCTAACCCAGGTTGATCTCACCAACGAACATGGTGATGAGCAGGATGATAGCGAACCCGGTGAGCAGCCCGGCGTTCTGGATCAGGAAGAAGATAACATTGGTCACCGTCGACCCGTCCTGTTCATTCATGATGGCGTTCATCTCCGGGAACTGAAATCAGAACCAACCGGTTTTAAACCAACAGTTAAATATCGCATTCTGTTTCTTCCCAAGACATCAGAATAatttcagtctctccctctccctctctctttcactccccctccctccctccctccctccctccctccctccctccctccctccctccctccctccctccctccctccctccctccctccctccctcagtccctccctcagtctctccctccctcctggggTGGGGGGTAGAAGCAGCTCTGCAGCTGTGATAACACGTACAGTATGGTATGATGAGAAACTGACTGTCCACTGGGTCATTCAGTGGTTGGGTCCTTAAAAAGAATAATGACCCGTCTGCTCTCCCTGCATGACCAGAGAACCTTCATACTAAACTCAATATAGATATACTACTGAGCTATTGAAAAGTTAGGTCCTGATTCTCTAATACATGTACGCCCTGCTTGAGGTTGATGAACGGCAGAAGACAGCACATACAAGTTAAAGACTGAAGTAAattcagttagtcagtcagttggGGATCTAAAGGATAAGCAGTGTAATCTGGGAGTTGAAGCAGATCAGGTGGCATTGAAGATGGAGGAAGCATCATGGGAGAAgctcaattgcatttccttgattcctagcatcctctctcctcacctcaagacccccccccccccgagctgCGAGAAATGCAAGGAttcaaggaaatgcaattgagattctcccatgtCACTCACCATGTCTACCAGGAACATTCTACTCACCATGTCTACCAGGAACATTCTACTCACCATGTCTACCAGGAACATTCTACTCACCATGTCTACCAGGAACATTCTACTCACCATGTCTACCAGGAACATTCTACTCATCATGTCTACCAGGAACATTCTACTCACCATATCTACCAGTACTATGTAGAGGAACATTCTACTCACCATGTCTACCAGGAACATTCTACTCACCATGTCTACCAGGAACATTCTACTCACCATATCTACCAGGAACATTCTACTCACCATATCTACCAGGAACATTCTACTCACCATATCTGCCAGTGCTATGTAGAGGAACATTCCCCCAGCGATGGCGAAGATGGCGTTGGGGGCGAAGTTGCTCCCCAGCAGGATGCCGAAGGCCAGGCCGATGTAGCAGGACATGGCTGACAGCAGGTTGAAGAAGACGGCCTGGGGGATACTCATCCCAGCATTCAGCAGGATCACAAAGTCCCCTGCAGGAAGGGCCGGAGAGACAGCGACAGGTTCAGGAACACAGTCGACACATCGAGGAACCAGCACCACTTTTAGTTATGTttattaacaaacaaaaaaatagtttaaaagttattttaaaaaatgaatctaTCGTTTTTTCAGATGAAGGTCGGTTTAGTTCAGCCAAAGTTGcttactgttgttactgtacaATCACTTAATGACAACTGCTTGTAAAAAATGAAGGCAATTCTAGAtacatacttttttaaatgttttaatttaacctttattttactaggcaagtcagttaagaacaaattcttattttcaatgacggcctaggaacagtgggttaactgcctgttcaggggcagaacgacagatttgtaccttgtcagctcggggatttgatcttgcaaccttccggttactagcccaacgctcaaaccactaggctaccctgccgtcccataTGATTGATTGATCTCTCACCTAGCTCGTGGGGGAACTCCTCACAGACGATGGCGATGGAGGTACTGAAACCAGCGACGACAGACACGGTAAAAGAGGCTCCGATCGCCAGGCCGTCGATGAAGTTGTGCAGAGCGTCACTCAGTGTGATCATCCAGGCCACCGTCTTTATGTTAGCGATGCGCTGACCCCGCAGCCAGTGGCACATCACATTACTGACATGGACTTCCTGCCGGGACAGGAAGTcacagaggaaggaggaagagtaAAGGGGAGTAAAACTGGATTGTACATAAGAGTAATATCATACTCTAGATAATATAACATATTTACTATATAATATGTCATAGTCTAGATAATATAACATATTTACTATATAATATGTCATAGTCTAGATAATATAACATATTTACTATATAATATGTCATAGTCTAGATAATATAACATATTTACTATATAATATGTCATAGTCTAGATAATATAACATATTTACTATATAATATGTCATAGTCTAGATAATATAACATATTTACTATATAATATGTCATAGTCTAGATAATATAACATATTTACTATATAATATGTCATAGTCTAGATAATATAACATATTTACTATATAATATGTCATAGTCTAGATAATATAACATATTTACTATATAATATGTCATAGTCTAGATAATATAACATATTTACTATATAATATGTCATAGTCTAGATAATATAACATATTTACTATATAATATGTCATAGTCTAGATAATATAACATATTTACTATATAATATGTCATAGTCTAGATAATATAACATATTTACTATATAATATGTCATAGTCTAGATAATATAACATATTTACTATATAATATGTCATAGTCTAGATAATATAACATATTTACTATATAATATGTCATAGTCT encodes the following:
- the slc39a8 gene encoding zinc transporter ZIP8 isoform X2 produces the protein MWGYGFLSVTIINLASLLGLALIPFTKKPYFPKVLTYFIGLAIGTLFSNAVLQLIPEALGFDPRADDYILKAVGIFGGFYLLFFTEKVLKMALRTEHEHGHSHFSPPGQLRQNSLQNGDVSEKKESITMTTCTISSISTDNTSPDPPVSSTEPPPQEVHVSNVMCHWLRGQRIANIKTVAWMITLSDALHNFIDGLAIGASFTVSVVAGFSTSIAIVCEEFPHELGDFVILLNAGMSIPQAVFFNLLSAMSCYIGLAFGILLGSNFAPNAIFAIAGGMFLYIALADMFPEMNAIMNEQDGSTVTNVIFFLIQNAGLLTGFAIILLITMFVGEINLG